TGCATGAAGACGTGACGCCTCAGCTTGTCCGGCCGCGCAAATTCCTTGGCACAGAAGGTGCACTGATAGGGTCGCTCGCCCGTATGCTTCCGGCGGTGAACCTTCAGCTCGTAGTAGACCGTAAAGCGCATCTCACAGAGATCACACTTGAACGGCTTCTCCCCCATGTGGCGCCGCATGTGGATGTTCAGCTTGTTGGGCGTCAGGGCTTCCAGGCCGCAGAGCGAGCACAGATACTTCTTGCCCGGGTTCTTTTTGGCCACGTGCATGTCCCGAATATGCTTCTCCAAGCTGGGCTGAACGACAAAGGAACGCCAGCAGTGGGGGCACTGGTAGCGGAATCTTCGTTTTCTTCGCGACGGCGGCTGATTTTCCGGCATGGCGGGTTGCTTGGGATGCTGGGTGGCCAGGTGTAAAGCAAGATTCTCCTCCCACATGAATTTGTAGCCACACCGCTGGCAGGCGAACTTCTTTTCGTTGTTTCTGCACTGTCTGCTCAAGTGCTGTTCCAGCATAAACTGAAAAATAAGGagtatatataaaagataaaagtaaatataattcTATAGGTACTCCCACCTTATCCACACTCTTGAAGATGCAATGCTCGCAGGAATGCGGCAGCTTGTCGAAGCTATGCAGGGAGTACTGGTGCTCGCTCATCTCGCGGCGGCGTCGGAAGCTTAGCTCGCAGAGGTCGCAACTGTAGGTTCTACTGGCCTGGAAACCCTCCTCATCACTGTCGTCCGTATCCTCCAACAGCAGCTCAAAGCCAGTTTCAGTGCTTATCATGTACGCCGATGGCAGGTCGCTGTGCCCGCCCTGCATGGCGATGTGGCGCCGCAGATCCGCCACGCTGATGAACTGAATGTCGCACACTTTACACTGGATACTCTTCTGGCCCGCATGCTTGGAGGCATCCGCCAGCAGAGTCTCGGCCAGTGGCAGATCCTGCCCTGTGAAGCCGTGCCGCTGCACGTGCTTGTAGAGCAGACCTGGGCGGTAGAAGGTGCGCGTGCACCAGCGGCATGGAATTAGCTGTGCGTTGCCGTCCCGGTGCACCATCAGCTTGTGCTTGGTCACGGCGCTCTTGTCCTGGAAGCTGCGGGAGCACTGATCGCAGGAGTAGTACTCTTGCTAAGACATTGATGCcgaaaaatacaagaaataaaaagagaTTTATTAACGACTTAATATTgatttaagcaaataattCAAGGCATTTACAAAAcgtaataattaaattaaaatttaaattaaaaattaaaattagggTTCGTTTTTGAAAGCCTTTGAATGGTTTCTCGTAAAGGTTCCCTTCATTTCACAGTCGAGGCTCACCTTGCTCTTGTGCTCGACGAGATGGGCGCGCAGGTTTCGCCGCCAGAAGAAGCGCTGCGGACACTTTTCGCACTGGAAACGCTTCAGCGTGTTCTGGCACAGCTGGCTGGTGTGGTGCTCCAACAGCTGGGCACTGAGAAAGCGGGAATCGCAACGCTGGCAGACATACGGCGCATCCAGCCAGGTGTGCTCCTGTCGGTGGTGCTGATGCAGCAGGTACTTCCTTGGCCACCTGGCCTCGGGGGAGTCACACAGCTCGCAGGCGTAGCTGCGTCGCAGCACCACATCCGCCTCGCCTTCACCATCGCTGTCTGTGTCCGAGCTGTCCATATTCATCTCATAGCGCGCCTGGTTGGTAATGGAATAGTAGCGGCCATACACCCCCAGCCTGAGATCCCGGAATATCCGACGCTTTAGGCCCTCCGTCGTGGACTCGACGGCAGTCTTGAAGAAGCCCTCGGCTATGCGCTCGATGGGCTCTCCATGGGCCTCGAAATCAAAGTCTGTGGGATGGGCGTGCAGGTGATCCCTCAGCTCGCGCAGCTTGGTAAACCGGCGAAGGCAGATCATGCACTTGATTTCCTTGGCCCCATTCGGCTCGCAGCTGTGCGGATCAAAGTCCTCGACGCGTCGATTGATCCTCGAGGTTTTGGCTGAGGATGACGTGGCCAAGGCTGCAGATGTGGAGGCTAGCGGGAGATCGTCCTCCGAGTCCGATTGCTTCTTGTCCCGATCCGTGTGCTCCCGGTGCTTGTGCTTGATCAGGCTGACAATGTACTTGTAGGATTTGCTGCACTGATCGCACTTGTAGTAGTTGTCCACGCTGCAGTTACCTTCGTCTTCGTCCGAGAGTCTGCGGGAGAATTATCAAATCAGATGAAAAGATCTAGCTCGATGGGTATACAAAGGTGCCAGCAGAATCGAGATTTCTATGGAGCCCCTATAATGCCTTAATTTAGTTAATAGATCTCGCTACTCACTCGACTGCCTTTATGATGCTGTGCACCAGGGCATCAGTATTGCCGCGACTGCGCTGCGTGGAGGTTCCCGAGGTGGAAGCTGGACTAGAGGGACTCGCATCGCCAGGCATCACCGAGGGCCTGCCGGGCATCTTCCGCCTGGACGTCTTTGAGGGCAAAAGACTCGCTCCGTGCTCTGCGTGCTTGTGTTTCACCAGCGCCATAACATACTTGTAGGCCTTGTCGCACTGATCGCACTTGTAGTAGTTGTCATCGTCGTCTATCCTGGTGAGTCAAGAGCAAACCATTAGAGACTAGACTAAATATTAAGGGAAATCACTCACTCCTCGCCTGGCTTTGGGGGCAGGCCATGATCCCGCTGCTTGTGGCGATACAGATTGGTGACGTAGCGAAACGCCTTGTTGCACACCTCGCAGATGTTGTGCTTCTCCTCGGCGTTGACGGGCTGTGGGGCTGGGGAGACCTTTCGCTGGCGCAATGGGACATCTTCTTGGTCGCCTCCATCCGAGTCACTAAAGTGCACAATGGTGCGCTTGACGAGCCGCGAGCGTACCAGAGGATCGGCGGTAACCCCGCCTCTTCCCATCTTCATTGGCGGCTCCAGCACCTCGGACTTGATGGTCACGCCCTCGATTTCGAACAAATGAATGGGTGTCTCCCTGAGAGCCTCCAGGGCCTCGGAGCCCAGCATTTCGTCCCCAGAGTCGTCGCCCAGCTTGCGCAGCCACAGCTCGTGCGTTTGCCGTGCCTGCAGCACAAAGTCGTAGGTAGTCTCCAGCTTCTGGGCGCAGGCGGAGCACAGCCACTGGGGGAACTTCTCCGCCCGGGCCATAGCCACCTATTAAAGCAATAATTCGCATTAATGCGGGCGGAAATTGGCTGACAATAGCTAGCCCACCTCGATCCTCGTTAGCTCGACCAGCAGCTGTCCGAAGGTCTTCTCCGCGTATTTTTCCACCGGCGTCTCAATCCAGTAGCGTCCGTCATCTCCGCCGCAGATTCTGCACGTCCGCGTCATCCTTCTAGCACATTTAATGCGTTTAATTCGTAATTCCCAGCACGAAAAGGCAAAAAGCGTCTGATAAAAATTGTCAAGTAAACAGCTGAGCGGCGGGTGCAGTGTTGGGTAGCGGTGCATCGGTTGAGCATGATGGAAGTATGTAAGGTGGTCATACCAGCATGAACCGTTAGCATTTATTTTCCGCTTTCTCTGCTCTTGGCTTATTTAAGAGTTCATTTAGCTAAATTTTGCTCAGAATATTGCTTATGTGGGTGGTCATAGCCTGGCAACACTGTAGCAATATCATACTGTAAAAATGGACCACCTTATATAATTGTACCATGAAAGAGAGCAGCTCTCGCGACCACCTTATGGTTATGGGTTATGAATTGCCAAATCTGGTCACACTGCCAATATCTCTTGTTGCATTTTCTCAAAACTCAAAGATTTACATTGTTTTTCCTAGTTTCTTATTGTTTTTCGAGCATAAAAATATACCTGATGTAACTACGGCGCCGGCACAATGCTTCCCCCAAATATTTGCCGCACTTGTGCGGTCCAGAACACGGACTTACGGCCACTGTCCACCTGTCTGGCCAAAGACGCCTCAAAAAGTTTCTATGATGTGCTCCAGGAGCTAACGCAAATCGATGTAAGTAGACATTGAGATCCAGAAATAACCCTCTAATACTCTTTATCCGATTATATAGCCCCTGGTTGAGAGCTCGGGTGACAGTCTGCCGCAACATCTCTGCACCGAGTGCCTGGCGAGATTGGAAAGTGCCTATGCTTTTGTGGAACAGGCCAGAAAAGTCAATGGCGAGCTCTTGGTTCGTTTGCGGGAATGCCTCGAAGAAATGCCCATTGACATTccgcaggaggagcagcataTCAAAACCGAAGTAGATATCGATGAGGCGACTCCCAAGTTTGTTGTGGATTCCCCAGGAATATCACCTGTGGAGTTCAAATGGCAGCCGGAAAGTGACAGCGATGAGGAACCTGCTGAAGCAGCAGTCAGTGATGAGTGAGTTTTATAAACTTGTATTAAAGCTTGTATTAATTCCATTTCTCCTTAGGAATCAGGCCGAGAAGAAGCCCTATTCCCTGCGACGTAGTTCACGGAAACTCAAGCAGCCTGTGGAGAGCGATACTGAGGAATTGGAGTTACCATTAGAACCATCGCCCATCAAACGCCGTCGTGGCCGTCCGCCCGGCCCGGCCAAGCGCCAGTCTATGACCTCCGATGGCCGCCATGCCTGCAAGGTGTGCGGCAAGACCTTCTCCTGGTTCCGCGATATGCAGCGCCATGCCCGCATCCATTTCGAGAAATCCAACGCTTACGTATGCGACACCTGCGGCAAGGGATTCTTGCGCAAGGACAAGTACACATTCCACCTGCGCTGTCACGAAAAGCGCGATGCCAAAAGCAAGGCTCTGGAGCTGGGTAACGAATGGCGCTTCGCCGAACGGCTTTACAGTTCCGGCAGGCTAAAGAGAATTGAGTGCAAGCTGTGTGGCTTGAAGTGCCCGCGAATTCAAGAGCTCAGAACTCACTTGGTCAGCCATCAGAATGTGGAGAGCCTGTCCCAGTTGAGGGAGAATAGCGATGTAATCAAGGAGCACTATGCCGAGCTTCTAAACAACTTGGAAGGCGCCAAGCAGCACATTATCAAGGACATAGAGGCAGGGCACTTGGACAAGTTTGCTTCCGTGGTGAATATTCATGGCTACGAGTTGGGATTATGTGACTCGGACGAGGAATCACCCGGCGGAGAGTCCAAATATGAATGCACAATGTGCAATCTCTCCTTTTCCAGGAAACATCAAATGGTGAGGCACACACTGGAGGAGCACGCCCAATCCTCTACTTCAGAGCTTCCCTGGCAACGCTGCAGCTTTTGTAAAGTCGGATTCCTGTGCTCCAGACTGTACGAGTGCCATGTAAACACCCAGTGTCAAAGCAAACTAAAGCGATATCGCTGCCCCAAGTGTCCGGGGAAGTTTATGTGGCCGGAGAATCAGCACAGGCACGCTTGCTCACATAGTCACGAGGAAACCACGTCTGCCCGCCACATCTCCTGCTCCTTGTGCGATGAAACGCTGCCCAGTTTGGCCCAATTGCGCATACACCTGGTTACCCACCAGAATAATATCAATCCGGAGCAAAATTCCACCTTCTTTCGTTCGTTCTATCCCAACGGATTGGACTGCACTCCGGAGGAGCTGGGTGTTCGCGTAGCCGAGGACTTTGAGGTGCAGGACTTTGATCGCTACTACAATGCGTGCACGGGCAGTGGCCAAGAGCTGGATCTCTTTGATTCCGAGACGGAGCAGAGCGGCAACGACCGGGAGGAGGACGAGAAGCCCACCTCCCACACCTGTTTGCTGTGTGGAAAGGTCACAAACAGACTAACGACCCTGCTGCAGCACCAGAACAACGCCCATTCAAGGGCCACGACGACTGAGTTGCCTTGTTCCTGCCAGGATTGTGGCGCTAGCTTTATAAGTGAtgccctgctgctgcagcaccGCCGCCGGATCTGTGGCAAGAAACATTTCCGCCATCACTGCCAGAGTTGCAATTTGCGGTTCATCTGGCCAAGCAACTACGAACTGCATCTGAAGACCCACCATTGCCAAGGGGAGGAGGAGCAACTCCTGGAGGGTGAGCATCGGGACGCCAAGTTGCAGTGCGATGAGTGCGAAAAGGTCTTTGTCTGGCACAAGGATCTCACGCGTCACAAGCGGCTGCACCTGCCTCAGTCGGCGCAGTTCGAGTGTCCGCACTGCGATCGAAAGTTCCACCGCAAGGATGGCCTAAAGTCTCACCTGCGTGTGCACTCCGAAGAGCAGCCTCTTATAACCGAGAGTAGTCAGGTTCTTGCCCTGCTCTCCCGTCCTCATGGCTCCAAGCAGATCCAGTGCATGATATGTCTCTCCCGCCACTCCAAGATCTCTGATTTGCGAGCACACCTGGCCGCCCATCAGTACGGATTGAACTTCTCCGAGGAGACCGATATCTCCCATATCTCAAAGGCGCTGCATCCGGAAGTGGGTACAATCTTGGACAGAGATGAACTGGCGGATAGAATTATGGCTGATGTGGAAAACGGATTCGAGTTGGAACGATTTATTTCCATTACCAATGAGGCTGGCTTGGAGCTCAACTTGGACAGCAGCGAGACGGACACGGGATCCGAGCAAGAGGAGGAACAGCTTTCCAGCGTGAAATATGCCTGCCAGCTATGTCCCACGGTGGTGAACAGAAAGCATAAGCTTTATGCCCACCAAGGGGAGACTCATCAGTGGGAGGAGGCACCGTTTATTTGCTCCCACTGTCAGGCTAGGTTTGTCAGCGAATCCCTGCTAGAACATCACTCCAGGACCTTTTGCGGTAACGCCCAGAAGCGCTTTCAGTGCCGCAAATGCCCGCTCCGCTTCCGCTGGCAAGAGAACCTGAAGCAACACCTACATCTGTCCCATCAGCAGGCTGAGATGCCACCGGCAGAGGACTCTACGCAATCGGAAACCGAATTTCAATGCGGCGAATGCCAGCGAACGTTCAAGATGCAGAAGGATCTCACGCGGCACACCATGATGCATGCCCGGGAGGCCACGGTCTACCGTTGCCGTTGGTGTGCTCGTCGTTTCTACCGCTGGGCCAATCTCCTGCAGCACATCGCGCGCCATGGCATCCGAGCTAGTGAGTTGCACTATGCCGAGGCTCTGCTGGACTCCTACGGACATCCAGGCGGGCAGAAAACTGTGGAGTGCCGGGTGTGCAATGTCAGTTTCGCTAGTATAGCCGCCCTGCGTCTGCATCTGGAAACCATGCCGGCGGGGAGCCATCACGAGCTCTCCTCGTTGAAGAACTACTCGATCACCAACCAAATGGGCTTTGAACTGGAGCTCCAGGATTCGGAAACTGATGAGGAGCAGTCGAAGCCGCCCGGAGTACCTGCCTACTATACGTGCGGCATGTGCCAGCTGAGGTGCGTGCGAAAGTTCGAGCTGCAACAGCACCAGCAGGCCATGCACCGCCTGGAGAAGATTCCCGATGGCTGCGACCAGTGCATCTTCAAAAGCGTCTGCCCCGATCTCATTGCCCATCACAAGAGGACGCAGTGCGGCAACCGGGAGAAGCAGTTCACGTGCTCTCGCTGCGGCTACAAGTTCATGTGGGAGTCGAACCTGCTGACGCACATGCAGCTGCAGCACGGCAAGACGGACAATCCGGAGCAGGAGGAAGGCAAAGAGCCTTCGCCGGAAGAGCCAAAGGCCGGGAGCCCGGTTTTCCAGTGTGCCCTCTGCCCGAGGAAGTACAACCGAAAGGACCGTCTCTCAGCGCACGTTAAAAAGTTCCATGGGCCCGATGGCCGGGGCCCCGATGTGGTCAAGGTTCGTCCTGCCAGAGCCGCCTCCCCCAAGGAACCGAAGCGCTTCCTGTGCGCTTTCTGCGGCAAGGCGGTCAGTTCCTCCTCCAACCTGATCATCCATATGCGTCGCCATACCGGCGAGAAGCCTTTCAAGTGCGAGTTCTGCTCCATGGCCTTCCCACGATCCTCGGACCTTATGTGCCACCGACGAACGCATACCGGAGAGCGGCCGCACGTGTGTACCGTCTGCCAGAAGGGATTCGCCCGCTCCTAcaagctgcagcagcacaTGCGCATCCACAGCGGCGAGCGGCCGTACAAGTGCACCTATTGCGAGAAGAGCTTCACCCAGTCCAACGACCTGACACTCCACATCCGTCGGCACACAGGCGAGCGGCCATATCAGTGCGGCATCTGCGGGGAGCGTTTCATCCAGGGAACAGCGCTGAAGAATCATCGCCTGCAGCAGGGCCACTACGAGGAGGGTCAGACTTCTGGGGAGCCTGCAAGGCGCACGGTTTTGGAACAGTTTACTGTATGAGATTGGGGAATAAAAATTCGgttcataaaaatatcaaggaaggtttttttcttttcctggGGAGTTTACACAGAAATTTTGGATTAACTTTTACAAGAACTAAAATCACTTAAACCGATTGTAAGCCTTTGGCTTCCTGAAaaagctttctttttttgttttaattcaaattaaagataaactaggaagaagaaaatatatgattGGAAATTACTAAAATCATAATACCCTTCAAGACCTGAAATAAATGATTTCTTTAAATGGATATTTAACCATATTTGTAtgattatacatatatatttttatacccttgcagggtattataatttcagtcagaagtttgcaacgcagtgatggAGACCTTTCCCACCctataaagtaattttatataattttaggaTTGCCAGAGATGAAGCTAAAGGAGCGAGCAGCTGGCTGGACAGACCTCAACCGGATGGCAGTAGAGGACGGTGATCGAATCTTGGCTCCGGGCTATATGAAAGCCTGCAGCAGGAGtagataattaaaatatttataaatgcaatttaaatatgtaaatgtaattgatggaacacacaaatatgaatcaataaaagatgGTGAAATCAATGCgcaatttttttgtgaaggcggcatttatttgggatcgtttggggaaaaatctgattattttgaaagcaaaacctaaattttaaaatttttttctgcattttaaaattttttaaatttttgtcttaatttttaaaatttttctgaattttttaatttttttctgaatttttaacattttttttcagatttttttatttttatttaagaattttttgttgaattctttaatatttttaaattttttaactgccaaatttgaatttgaatttaactgccaaatttgaatttaacgacgatcagttttagtgtgcccaggtgcagttgtaaaataaaacctaaatttggattcaaaagtcTCCGCTTACTTGCTCAGAAtcctaaatggtttgaaacttggactttttataacagtttataccagttttcagttgcttgctgctgatttctgttcgcctgttaccccaatttgggaaacgggcaatttgcatggaaatgttcggaaatttgtatgggctgctgtagggatgttgttgtaaaaaggttgttgttgccataagctgttgttgtcggcaacaaataggtataaatgcataaaatgaaatataaaagtttataccaattattatttttggacaaaagtttttataacagtttataccagttttcagttgcttgctgctggtttctattcgcctgttaccccagtttggaaagcggccaaatcgaatgaaaaaatttgctcacttgcatcagtgatgctcatctccatcagtgatgctcatctagctatattgcaatattgggaggctataaaatcgggcttaatgacagtgatgctcatctggctatattgcaatattggaaggctataaaatcagactttgcatcagtgatgctcatgtagctattttgcaatattggaagGCAATATATtaggcttaatggcagtgatgctcatctagctatatttctttattgggacaaaatagatagatgagcatcactgatgcaaagtcagtttcagtgtgcccaggtgcatttaagcaacattttagccaaaaaatttacaatatggtcacatctggtttgagtcttcgcttactccaagatcaatggttcgaaacttggactttttataacagtttataccagttttcagttgcttgctgctggtttctgttcgcctgttaccccaatttgggtaacgggcaatttgcatggaaatgttcaaaaatttggatgggctgctgaagggatgttgttgtaaaaaggttgttgttgccatcaagctgttgttgtcggcaacaaata
Above is a genomic segment from Drosophila kikkawai strain 14028-0561.14 chromosome 3R, DkikHiC1v2, whole genome shotgun sequence containing:
- the LOC108072107 gene encoding zinc finger protein 658B; its protein translation is MLPPNICRTCAVQNTDLRPLSTCLAKDASKSFYDVLQELTQIDPLVESSGDSLPQHLCTECLARLESAYAFVEQARKVNGELLVRLRECLEEMPIDIPQEEQHIKTEVDIDEATPKFVVDSPGISPVEFKWQPESDSDEEPAEAAVSDENQAEKKPYSLRRSSRKLKQPVESDTEELELPLEPSPIKRRRGRPPGPAKRQSMTSDGRHACKVCGKTFSWFRDMQRHARIHFEKSNAYVCDTCGKGFLRKDKYTFHLRCHEKRDAKSKALELGNEWRFAERLYSSGRLKRIECKLCGLKCPRIQELRTHLVSHQNVESLSQLRENSDVIKEHYAELLNNLEGAKQHIIKDIEAGHLDKFASVVNIHGYELGLCDSDEESPGGESKYECTMCNLSFSRKHQMVRHTLEEHAQSSTSELPWQRCSFCKVGFLCSRLYECHVNTQCQSKLKRYRCPKCPGKFMWPENQHRHACSHSHEETTSARHISCSLCDETLPSLAQLRIHLVTHQNNINPEQNSTFFRSFYPNGLDCTPEELGVRVAEDFEVQDFDRYYNACTGSGQELDLFDSETEQSGNDREEDEKPTSHTCLLCGKVTNRLTTLLQHQNNAHSRATTTELPCSCQDCGASFISDALLLQHRRRICGKKHFRHHCQSCNLRFIWPSNYELHLKTHHCQGEEEQLLEGEHRDAKLQCDECEKVFVWHKDLTRHKRLHLPQSAQFECPHCDRKFHRKDGLKSHLRVHSEEQPLITESSQVLALLSRPHGSKQIQCMICLSRHSKISDLRAHLAAHQYGLNFSEETDISHISKALHPEVGTILDRDELADRIMADVENGFELERFISITNEAGLELNLDSSETDTGSEQEEEQLSSVKYACQLCPTVVNRKHKLYAHQGETHQWEEAPFICSHCQARFVSESLLEHHSRTFCGNAQKRFQCRKCPLRFRWQENLKQHLHLSHQQAEMPPAEDSTQSETEFQCGECQRTFKMQKDLTRHTMMHAREATVYRCRWCARRFYRWANLLQHIARHGIRASELHYAEALLDSYGHPGGQKTVECRVCNVSFASIAALRLHLETMPAGSHHELSSLKNYSITNQMGFELELQDSETDEEQSKPPGVPAYYTCGMCQLRCVRKFELQQHQQAMHRLEKIPDGCDQCIFKSVCPDLIAHHKRTQCGNREKQFTCSRCGYKFMWESNLLTHMQLQHGKTDNPEQEEGKEPSPEEPKAGSPVFQCALCPRKYNRKDRLSAHVKKFHGPDGRGPDVVKVRPARAASPKEPKRFLCAFCGKAVSSSSNLIIHMRRHTGEKPFKCEFCSMAFPRSSDLMCHRRTHTGERPHVCTVCQKGFARSYKLQQHMRIHSGERPYKCTYCEKSFTQSNDLTLHIRRHTGERPYQCGICGERFIQGTALKNHRLQQGHYEEGQTSGEPARRTVLEQFTV
- the LOC108072108 gene encoding zinc finger protein 420, with amino-acid sequence MTRTCRICGGDDGRYWIETPVEKYAEKTFGQLLVELTRIEVAMARAEKFPQWLCSACAQKLETTYDFVLQARQTHELWLRKLGDDSGDEMLGSEALEALRETPIHLFEIEGVTIKSEVLEPPMKMGRGGVTADPLVRSRLVKRTIVHFSDSDGGDQEDVPLRQRKVSPAPQPVNAEEKHNICEVCNKAFRYVTNLYRHKQRDHGLPPKPGEEIDDDDNYYKCDQCDKAYKYVMALVKHKHAEHGASLLPSKTSRRKMPGRPSVMPGDASPSSPASTSGTSTQRSRGNTDALVHSIIKAVELSDEDEGNCSVDNYYKCDQCSKSYKYIVSLIKHKHREHTDRDKKQSDSEDDLPLASTSAALATSSSAKTSRINRRVEDFDPHSCEPNGAKEIKCMICLRRFTKLRELRDHLHAHPTDFDFEAHGEPIERIAEGFFKTAVESTTEGLKRRIFRDLRLGVYGRYYSITNQARYEMNMDSSDTDSDGEGEADVVLRRSYACELCDSPEARWPRKYLLHQHHRQEHTWLDAPYVCQRCDSRFLSAQLLEHHTSQLCQNTLKRFQCEKCPQRFFWRRNLRAHLVEHKSKQEYYSCDQCSRSFQDKSAVTKHKLMVHRDGNAQLIPCRWCTRTFYRPGLLYKHVQRHGFTGQDLPLAETLLADASKHAGQKSIQCKVCDIQFISVADLRRHIAMQGGHSDLPSAYMISTETGFELLLEDTDDSDEEGFQASRTYSCDLCELSFRRRREMSEHQYSLHSFDKLPHSCEHCIFKSVDKFMLEQHLSRQCRNNEKKFACQRCGYKFMWEENLALHLATQHPKQPAMPENQPPSRRKRRFRYQCPHCWRSFVVQPSLEKHIRDMHVAKKNPGKKYLCSLCGLEALTPNKLNIHMRRHMGEKPFKCDLCEMRFTVYYELKVHRRKHTGERPYQCTFCAKEFARPDKLRRHVFMHNAKS